The stretch of DNA TTTGTTCATCGGACGATTCGTCATCGGATGATGAAGATATTGTGGTGGCTGCACTGGTCGTTCACGACCACATTCAACGGCAGCTTCCTCGGTACAGGGGGTCACTCCCTGGCCGTGCTCCCAACCTGAACCGCAACAGGGAGAGAGGGCACGCCCTGCTCTATGCCGATTACTTTGCCAACACCCCGCTCTTCAAGCCGGATAAATTTCGTCGCCGTTTTCGAATGTCAAGTCATGTGTTCAATCGTATCCGAGAGGGAGTGGTTGCTCATGACCCATACTTCGAGTGCAAGATGGATGCTCTTGGCAAGCTTGGATTCTCCTCTTACCAAAAATGCACCGCGGCCATCCAcatgcttgcatatggaattccaggcgatctggtggatgagtatgtgcgtatgagtgagacaacatgtctgatgtcaatgtacaagttttgccaggctgtgatcgaggtgtttggcccagagtacttgaggcagccaactgtcgctgatacagagagattgttggcgaccaacgcagctagaggctttccaggcatgcttggcagcatagattgtatgcactgggagtggaagaactgtacatttgcttggcagggccaGTACAAAGTGCATGTCAAGGCGTGCACTGTCATATTAGAAGCGGTGGCATCACATGATCTTTGGATATGGCATTCTTTCTTCGGCATGGCAGGttctcacaatgatatcaacgcGCTGCAGCGTTCTCCAGTCTTCGCGAGGCTTGCAGAAGGCCACTCCCCACCCGTCAACTTTGAGATCAACGGCCACCATTACAACAAGGGATACTATCTAGCAGATGGTATATATCCTTAGTGGTCAACTTTTGTGAAGACAATCTCGAAACCCCAAGGTGAGAAGAGAAAGAGATTTGCCCAAATGCAAGAGAGTGTTAGAAAGGATGTGGAACGTGCTTTTGGTGTGCTTCAATCCCGGTGGGGTATCGTTCAAAACCCTGCACTGTTATAGGATGAAAAGAAGctttgggaggtgatgactgcttgtgtgatcatgcataaCATGATCGTCGAGGACGAGCATGATGAGAGTATCTTCGACCAAGGATTTGACTATCAAGGTGAAAATATTGAGCCCCTGCATTAAGACCCGGCCACATTTGAACAGTTTGCTCAATTTCATCGTGAAATGCGTGATTGACACTCTCATTTGAATCTTTAAAATGACTTGGTTGAGCACGTGTGGGATCAcattggcaaccaatagatgtattgGTCCATTTTATATTTAGTCATGACAATTTTGATTTGGTTGTAAAAATATTTTATTAAAGACAATTTTAATTGGGTTGTAAAATTATTTTAATTTTTAGACAAATATTTGGGTTGTAAACTAGTTTTGATGAAAATTTGGGTATTTTTGGCCCTGACGGACAGGATAGGGCAAAAGAATGCGTCCGCGCTGTGGGCGCACGGCCACCACATCTCAGGACACgcccggacacgaccccaaattgctacccaaacggacagaatcTGAACAAAACGAACGTCCGTTTGGGGTcacgcggtggagttggccttacaaacGCCGAGAGAGGATGGGCCAAGGGCCGGAAATGGAGCAGGCACGCCAGGACGAGTGCGTCGCCGGCAGCCTGCCGGAGACGACCGGCCAGACGACAGCACTCAAACTGGCCGTTTCAGTTTCAGTCACCTGCAGGCTGCCTGCAGGGTCGCACTAACGCATGCAACCGGCCAAAAGCGACGCAACTTTTCCTGTCTTGCCTTGGGCGAGGTTAGCACGGATGTCAAGCAAGCAATGGCATCTTTACATCCACTGCCGGTGATTCCGGTGAACAAACTGGCTGTGCTTGCTTGACAACGCTGCTGCAGATCATAGCATACACGCCACTGTCTGTCATCGGACCACAAGAAAAAGCCGACCAACACACGCTACAGACAAACAATCAACGGCAAACACACGCTACAGCATCAACTTGTTAGAAATGGTGCACCCGCAGCCGCGGCTGCATGAGCAGGTCCGCGTCCCCGAGAGGGCCTCCTCCTTTTCTCGGATCCTCCGGGAGTCCTGGGATCCCGGAGAGGAAGCCTGAGCCCGGTGGAACATTGCACCTACCAGAAGTAGGAGGATCATACAACTGCTTCGCTGAAGCTGAAACCCCAGCACCATCATCATCTCTGTATGTGTCGTGTCGAGCAGCCACAACCTCAATCGACCTGAGCTCTGCATCGTGCCCGTTACTAATTGCTGGCAGCGTCTCGTCCTTTGGGAATGAGTCTGTCGGCAGCCGGAACAGGCCCGGACTGCCGACGGGGACCTTCACCTCGTCCTCTCCGTCGCCATCGTCGTCGCCCGGGGCCGGGAGAGCCAGGATCTCCTGCTGAGGTGGGCTCGGGTTCTCCGTGAGTGCAGTATCGGCGCCATCGGTCGAGCAGTTTGCGCTTCCATGGTCATGGTAACCATGGTAGTCCTCCGGCGCTGGGAGGGCCAGTATTTCCTGCCGAGACGGGCTCGACCCAACGTGTCCATCCCTGTACGAACTGctgccgtcgtcgtcgtcgttgtagAGGTCGGTACGGCACTCATCACCCGGCGCCGGGAGCGCCAGCGTCACCTGGCTGGGCGGGAGCGGCCTGTCCAGCTTCTGCCTCAGGGAGATCCTGGCGCGCTGCAGGGCCTGGAGAACGCTCTCCACATCGATGTTGCCCTGCTGATCGTCGGCGTGGTCGTGGAAGCGTGACGAGCTCCAGTCCGAGACCTTGCTGACCGACGGGCTCGACTCCGATGGCGCCTTGACGGCGCCGAGCCCGGACGATGACGCGGAGGTCGTGTATCGGCTCGAGCAGCCGTCTGAGTTCGCGTCTCCTTGCTGGTCTTGGCTTCGTCTTGTGGCCGTGCTATAGCTGGAGCTTCCTTGTGCTGATATGGCAGGGGTCGGCGCCATTTCTTCTGATGAATTCTTGGGTGGTCTGGAAACGACGAGTTTTTCACCACCTGATTTGGTCTGTAAATGGCAATCTGCCTCGACATCACCCTGCAGTTTGGAAAGCAAAAGGTATGGGTCAAATCGGTGTAAGAACTGTCGGCAACATTCATCATGTCAAATCTCCAATGCTCGACGAAAAAACATCAAGGCCACATCCATATCATTCATGATGCTAATAGCTCTGCGATATTTTGACAGAATAAATGAATTTGTTGCTAATCTCATTCTCAATTTCCATGCACGATcggtagtagcagtagtagtGGTACCTTGTTGGGTGAGCTCCGGGTGTCGTTGAATTTCTTCTCCCAGTCGGTCTGagccttctcctcggcctcgTACTGCCCGATCAGCTCGGCCTGCTTCTCCAGCACCCTCTCCATCTCCCCGTCACCATCGTCGCGCCTCATCACGTACTGACCACCACCGTCCCCCGAGCTCCGCCGGTCGTCTCCGCCCACCTCGCCGTCAAACTCGGTCCGGCCATCATCATCGGCGCAACGCGGTCCGTCTCGCTGTTCCTTCCGACTCTCCGCGACCACGGCAGCAACGCTACTGCCATCGTTGAGCATAACAGAAGTGCACGGTGTCAAATTTTTTGACAAGAATGGCATTGTAGAGTTCAATCTTTAATTGCTCATCTACGAACGAGACGAGAAGGAGAGTCAATGGCGGGACCTGAGCTCCTTGCGCTTGTTCTTCCGGCAGGACTGGCCCATCCGGTACTTGGGCGAGGGGTCCGACTGCGAGGCCAGGAAGTAGACGTAGCTCCGGCGGTGCCGCTGCTTGAGCTGCCTGGCCCTCCGCGGGCTGGCGCACCGCCCTTTCCACGACAGCCCGCCGGGCTGCAGCGCCGTCCCGGAAGTcgcgtcctcctcctccttcctttcGCCCTTCGCTGGCGgctgctcctgctcctgctccGGTCCCTCCTCGCCGTGGGAGCGGGGCGCAGGATCGCCGCCGGTGACCGTGGCGTCGCATGGCTCGTcccgctcctcctcctcggcgTCGTCGGAGCCCGAGTCGAGCACGTCCGAGAGGCTGCCGCAGAAGCCCCGGGACTCCAGGACTGCCAGCACCTCCGCGGCCTCCCGCTCGGCTTGCCGCCGCTGCGCCGTCACCGCCCGCACCTGCTCCTCCAGCTCCGCGACCTGAACGAAACGCACGAATCAATGGCACTGCCACAGCGACACTGATATTGACAAGAATGCGCGCGCAGCATGCCTACCCTGGCGGCGAGCTGGTCGGCGCGCTCCTTGGATGCGCGGGAGACGGAGCGCTCGGAGAGCAGGCGCGCCCGGAGGAAGTCGATGGTCatgggcgccgccgccgccgcagggTCCGCCATCCGCACGCTCAAAGCCTCAGCATGCACACTCCAAAGCTGCAGCACCAGCACAGCCCGCTGTCGCCGGCCCGGTGGTCGCCTGCCGCACTGGACGAGAGCTACCCGAGCCGCACGTACGACGTGCTACTGAAGTGGACTTCCGAACTCACTCCCGGGGAGCGGGGCGTGGGGCAAGAATACAATACAATTGACAACAACTCCACGCTCCTCGACGCTGTACGGTCTACACCAACACGGCACCCACCGGCCACCGTCACGCCACGGCTTGGTCCTCTCGCGCCGGTGCTCGTGCTCGTACGTATTATAAAAGTGGCATGTCTTTCTGCGAGGAGGCGCACGCGGTCGCCCCCACGCGCGCGCGCACCGACAGCGCGTAGCGGTCGTTCCACGAGGGCCATGGGATCGAGCCCCAAGCTAGCGCAACGGTATCGCTGGCTGTTCCGTCAATTCACAGTGGCGAATGGCGATGCCTCACCTGTCGCCCCTGCCGTGCTGCGGACAAACGATTTTCTGGCTGGACGGAGGTCCTCCCTCCCTCCTTGCATTGGGGTCCGTAGTTTATCATGTCGTGCGCGGTACAGCGGAACTGCTGTGCTGTCCAACTGGCTGGGCTGCAAAATCCAAAATGTCGCTGGGATCACGCACGATTGTCATGCCCCGCCTGGAATCTTTTTGTGCCTGGATTGGATCCAGCGCCTCACCAACCAGCCTCCCTCGTATATACGGCCGCACGGAAAACCTCCAACGACTTGCTATGACCTCATTTAAATCAAGCTCGCCGTTTCCAACAACAAGACGAAAATCAAGGTCAGCTCCGCGTACCACACCAAACAAAGAGGCCAGGACGAAATTGCAGTGCACCGAGTAAATAATAATATCAAGCACGCACGTTTCTATTAAGCCATTATAAATGCACACCCGCACTTCTTCTCTCATACAGTACTAGATCTGTGCGCAACTTCAGGCCTTCCTAGGATGATAATGATGAAGCAATGGATAAAAACTGGATGACCGATTGTGTACAGACTACAGCCGCAACAGATATCTGCCAAGTGCTTACATTACAGGACGACTGTTCTTTACTAAAGAACACGATTAAGAAATAACCAGAGTGCTCACTTTAGAACCATAGATTCGACGACACATAATGAATGCACATAACTAGTCAGTTAGTCGCCGCTGGCACATCCCTTGCAGCCACAGTGGACACATTCAATCACCTGCTCCTCCCTCAGGTGCTTGGGGACCCGGCACACACACGTAGTCGCAAAGTTGTGGTCTCGGGTCTGGATGCAGCGAAGGCAGCACAGGCGCTCGTAACCCGGCTGCACGCACACAAAAAGGAAGCAACGAGTAAGAATACCTAACGGATCACAGCAACTAAACACACAACAGAGCAATAAGTGATTGTTAGGAACAGAAGGAAAACTATGAAGAACGAAGTACGAAGGGAGTTTTGTATTCAGAGGTTCTGAAACATTTCTAGCTACATGTCAAGTGCTACAATTAGAAAAGGTCTGTCGTGGCAGGAAGAGCATGGCTACAATTAGAAAAAGTCTGTTGTTATATTTAAATGCCATGATCACCTAATCAGTACATGGCTATGAAAGATTGATAATGACGGTGTCTGTTAGGAGCTGGTTAGGACTAGGCAACTGCACTTTCGCACAATGTAGTACTAGGCCTACACAGGGTCACATTTTCTGCCTGGTTTTAATGAAGGTGAAAGACCTCTTTCTTCAGTTCTGTATGGAACTATGGAAGAAGTGGGTGTTCGTACCAGGACAACTTCTGGGAGGGTTTGTGGGTGTCTGATGTTGTCAGTCTTTTTTAAAAGCCAGACAGGTTGTTTGGACTTACAAAAGATTTTGGCTAGTTAAGGTCCCTCTCAAAGTTAGAAGACTTTTGTAGTTAGCATTTAGGAATAGCATTTTAAACAAGGATAATTTGCTAAGAGGTTGGTGGCAGTGCAATAGAACATCCCTTCATCCTTTGTGCAGTAGCCTTGTTATGTATGGGAAGTAGCGGAATTCACTTTTGGTATTAAGACTATACCTGCATTGTTTAGTGAAGTACGTGAATGGATTAATAGATGCTCTGTAAAGCATATACAGTTCATGGCGGCAGCGGTTTCATGTGTGGTTTGCTTTGCTCCATATGGAAAACCAGGGACAGCAGACTGTTTAAATATTTCTTCTTCAGGACCCTGCTAATGTATGTTTCAGATTTCGCATTGGTTATCCTAACGGGCTGGCGAAGCCACCAAGCACAACTGCTGTTGCAAGTGACATCTGAAGTTTTCAGTCAACACTAGGGTAGAGGCCTCTGGTGCATAGGAATGAAGATTGCTGATAACAAAGATAAGAACAGGAAACTGGAGTTTTGTTGCCCGTCTCTGTTTCTGTATTTGTCCTTGTTATGGTCAGAGTGCTAGAGTGTGGCTTGGCAAAGTTATCATAAGTACCCTGGAGTCTGGGATGCTGGTAATGTAAGATTCCGGAGGATATTGGTAGGAAGGGTGGATGCACAAGCATGCCATGTATGGATGAGATCAATCTGGTGCATTATCAGTTTTATGAAATGGAATGGGAGCACCGAGCTACATTATAAAGTATGACCATAAGATATATAAGTTCCCAGCATTTGTTCTTTAACTTTAAATCAGTATTGCATTAAAacagggaatgaatagaacataTAGCATGGGAAGCATGATCAGGAACTCAATTTTATTGCACTACTACGGGTCTACAGCATGGTTAGACGAAATAAATAACATGTGGACCATGCCACCATCaaactccctccgtcccataatgtaagacgttttacattatgggacggagggaataCGAGATTATAAATAATAATACTCCCTCCCAtccaaattacttgtcgcagCTTTAGTACAACTTTAAGATTGTTATCCACAGTTCATCTAGGTAAAGACTGACAAACGCTATAGAAGCAAATTCATGCTATGAATGAATTTCACATGTCACAGTTTTAGCCAGAAAAAACATCTTATATATGCAATGAGCACGGCCTACTTTACTAAGCAATTATAATTCTTTACTTCAGATGTCCAGAACACATACATTAAACTAAAGAATTGTTGAGCCTATTTGCTTATTTATAAaggtggccgtatgcatcgttctgatgcagaggccggggagtccccccttttcgaaaaaaatttAATTAAACTAAAGAATACCATGGGTGATAAAAGCATACCCATGACGAACTCAGCTGCTAGTTTGACATCACAATTACAAAATATAAAGACAGGGTAATTTATTCAAGGTACATTTTGAGAAATACTATTGAGGCAGTTACTGTCAAGTGCGAATGAAAAAGATTAAGAGAGTGAAAACTTGATGGTGTGCTTGTTCATACATTTGAACTAACTTTGTACACTCATTAGTTAGTTAAAGAGTATCTAAGGTGAGAAGAAGTGAAGAATGCCACTCTAAGGTAATAAAAAAAATGTGTGCACGTGGAAATGATATGAAGCTTAGGAGACTAACCTTTTTCCACTTTGCAATCAGATTACGGTCTGCATAACCCTGGTCCAGGCAGAACTCATACAGCTCCTTTGATATTTCCTTCCTTTTATAGAAAAGATCATATATGTAACGGCTTCTTTGATGAGAAATGCGGAAAATTGGCCAGAGTGCTTCACACTTCCTCTTCCCGTCATGTGTATCGTTTTCAGCTGTGCGTGCAGATTGTATTAGTACTCACCCTATAGTACTCACCCTATAGTACGAAATACCAATGGACATCTGAAAAGGTCGCATCAATAGATAGTATGCTTAATAACATGCATACCTTCTCTCATTTTGGCATCCAGCTCACGGATTGTGGGCTCGATAAGCACCCATCCTTCGGGGTATTCCACACGGCTTGTCTTTATCTTAGGCATACTGTCACAAGAGGTGTCCTAGGGCTGGCTTGGAATGCACAAACCTGAGAAGACACAGATAAAAAGGGTAAGATTCAAATAGCATATGCTTAAGCCACTAAACTCATCCAGATATGTGTGCATTTTTTAAAATAAAAGCAGGAAATGACAAACTGAATAAGGGTCCATTCTGATTCTAGCGCTAACACCTAAGTATTTCAAGCGATACTAGTAGCAAAAACAAATTCATCTCTCTCAAAAACAGGGGCGGATCTAGATGCTGCGCGGGGCGTGCACCGGCACGCCCAAAATTTGTCCACATTAGTTGGGGTTAAACTAAATCGTGGATGATGGAATGTTCACACCTCAGAAACGATGACCGAAATCGCCGGACGGGGTTGGGACGGCAGGGCGACGCGGTGGGGTTGAACGGGAACGGCAGTGGCGGCGACTCGCGTGAAAGGCGGAGGGGTCCGGGC from Triticum urartu cultivar G1812 chromosome 3, Tu2.1, whole genome shotgun sequence encodes:
- the LOC125545336 gene encoding protein BUD31 homolog 1, which gives rise to MPKIKTSRVEYPEGWVLIEPTIRELDAKMREAENDTHDGKRKCEALWPIFRISHQRSRYIYDLFYKRKEISKELYEFCLDQGYADRNLIAKWKKPGYERLCCLRCIQTRDHNFATTCVCRVPKHLREEQVIECVHCGCKGCASGD